One window of Populus nigra chromosome 5, ddPopNigr1.1, whole genome shotgun sequence genomic DNA carries:
- the LOC133694594 gene encoding methylcrotonoyl-CoA carboxylase subunit alpha, mitochondrial, with amino-acid sequence MASMATILRRKLHDNRHFLIQTRLFSLESSSHDTKTTPRIEKILIANRGEIACRIMRTAKRLGIRTVAVYSDADRDSLHVKSADEAVHIGPPPARLSYLNGSAIVEAAIRTGAQAIHPGYGFLSESSDFATLCEDKGLTFVGPPASAIRDMGDKSASKRIMGAAGVPLVPGYHGSEQDIELMKSEADKIGYPILIKPTHGGGGKGMRIVQSPNEFVDSFLGAQREAAASFGINTILLEKYITKPRHIEVQIFGDKHGNVLHLYERDCSVQRRHQKIIEEAPAPNVMNDFRSHLGQAAVSAAKAVGYHNAGTVEFIVDTVSGQFYFMEMNTRLQVEHPVTEMIVGQDLVEWQISVANGEPLPINQSQVPLLGHAFEARIYAENVPKGFLPATGVLHHYRPVPVSPTVRVETGVEQGDTVSMHYDPMIAKLVVSGENRAAALVKLKDCLSQFQVAGVPTNINFLQKLADHRAFENGNVETHFIEHYKDDLFTDPNNLTRAKETYDNARFSATLVAACLCEKEHSAIKSSLPGTNGLLPIWYSHPPFRAHYQASCTMELEWENEYDGSSSKFFTFSITYQSDGNYLIETEEVNSPGLEVKATLLHDQDFRVETDGVSMDVSLSAYSKDKIKHIHLWHGSHHYHFRQKLELDLSDDNEIQQKTNFETALHPPGTVVAPMAGLVVKVLVTDGTKVEEGQPILVLEAMKMEHVVKAPFTGHVHGLQVTAGQQVSDSSPLFSVKGE; translated from the exons ATGGCGTCAATGGCAACCATCCTCCGTCGAAAACTCCACGATAACAGACATTTCCTTATCCAAACACGACTCTTCTCCCTCGAATCTTCCTCTCATGACACCAAAACTACACCGCGCATAGAGAAAATATTGATTGCAAACAGAGGCGAAATAGCTTGCAGGATCATGCGGACCGCGAAACGCCTAGGGATTCGAACCGTCGCGGTTTACAGTGACGCGGATAGAGACTCGCTCCACGTGAAATCGGCTGACGAGGCTGTCCATATCGGTCCGCCTCCGGCTCGGTTGAGTTATTTGAATGGCTCGGCGATTGTCGAGGCCGCGATTCGTACTGGTGCACAG GCTATTCACCCGGGTTATGGTTTCTTATCCGAGAGTTCTGATTTCGCTACACTATGTGAAGACAAAGGTCTGACTTTTGTCGGACCACCAGCATCGGCAATCCGGGACATGGGTGATAAAAG TGCATCAAAGAGGATAATGGGTGCAGCAGGGGTGCCGCTTGTGCCAGGTTATCATGGCAGTGAACAAGATATTGAACTTATGAAGTCAGAAGCAGATAAGATTGGATACCCTATCTTAATAAAGCCGACGCATGGAGGTGGTGGAAAG GGTATGAGGATAGTTCAAAGTCCAAATGAATTTGTCGACTCTTTTTTGGGAGCACAACGTGAAGCAGCTGCTTCATTTGGTATAAACACAATTCTGCTAGAGAAATATATCACAAAGCCAAGACACATAGAAGTTCAG ATATTTGGGGACAAACATGGCAATGTACTACATTTATATGAAAGGGACTGCAGCGTACAGAGAAGACATCAGAAGATAATTGAAGAAGCTCCAGCT CCAAATGTCATGAACGACTTCCGCTCCCACTTGGGCCAGGCTGCTGTATCTGCAGCCAAG GCAGTTGGTTACCACAATGCTGGCACTGTGGAGTTTATAGTTGACACTGTCTCAGGCCAGTTCTATTTCATGGAGATGAACACCCGCCTTCAG GTTGAGCATCCTGTGACTGAGATGATTGTTGGCCAAGATCTTGTAGAGTGGCAAATATCTGTTGCAAATGGAGAACCACTACCTATTAATCAGTCACAGGTGCCTTTATTGG GGCATGCCTTTGAAGCCCGAATATATGCTGAAAATGTTCCAAAAGGATTTCTTCCTGCAACTGGAGTTCTTCACCATTATCGTCCCGTTCCAGTTTCACCAACAG TTCGGGTTGAGACTGGAGTTGAGCAGGGGGATACTGTTAGCATGCACTACGATCCAATGATTGCAAAGCTTGTTGTCTCAGGAGAAAACCGTGCTGCAGCACTAGTCAAACTGAAGGATTGCTTATCCCAATTTCAG GTTGCAGGTGTGCCAACtaatatcaattttcttcaaaaacttGCTGACCATAGAGCATTTGAAAATGGCAATGTGGAGACCCACTTTATTGAACATTATAAAGATGACCTCTTTACTGATCCTAACAATTTAACACGTGCAAAGGAAACATATGATAATGCTAGATTCAGCGCAACCCTGGTAGCTGCATGTCTTTGTGAGAAGGAGCATTCTGCTATAAAGTCCAGTCTCCCTG GGACCAATGGGTTGCTCCCCATATGGTATTCTCATCCCCCTTTTCGAGCCCATTATCAAGCTAGTTGTACCATGGAGCTTGAATGGGAGAATGAATATGATGGAAGCAGCTCCAAATTTTTTACCTTCTCCATCACTTATCAGTCAGATGGGAACTATCTTATTGAG ACAGAAGAAGTCAATTCCCCTGGTTTGGAAGTCAAGGCAACACTCCTGCATGACCAAGATTTTAGAGTTGAAACTGATGGTGTGAGCATGGATGTTAGTTTATCTGCATATTCCAAG GACAAAATAAAGCACATTCATTTATGGCACGGATCACATCATTATCATTTCAGACAAAAGTTAGAGCTTGACTTGTCTGATGATAATGAAATACAACAGAAGACCAATTTTGAGACTGCATTGCACCCTCCAGGAACTGTGGTGGCTCCCATGGCTGGTTTAGTAGTCAAGGTTCTGGTGACGGATGGAACAAAGGTAGAAGAAGGGCAGCCTATATTAGTACTTGAAGCAATGAAGATGGAG caTGTTGTGAAGGCTCCATTTACTGGGCATGTTCATGGGCTTCAAGTGACAGCTGGCCAACAGGTTTCTGATAGCAGTCCCCTCTTCAGTGTCAAG GGTGAATAG
- the LOC133695383 gene encoding serine/threonine-protein kinase STY13-like — MESSNLKEAEGAMKGQKSNTHQEAETASTAKEKKLGSKVGSASNKELYFRADKIDFKSWDIQLENHLSRAWSRDREVQPTRKEEWEIDLGKLDIRHVISYGTYGTVYRGNYDGQDVAVKVLDWGEDGIATAAETAALRASFKQEVAVWHKLDHPNVTKFVGASMGTSNLKIPSKSSSSESVNSPPARACCVVVEYLPGGTLKKFLIRNRRKKLAFKIVIQLALDLSRGLSYLHSKKIVHRDVKTENMLLDATRTLKIADFGVARVEAQNPRDMTGETGTLGYMAPEVLDGKPYNRKCDVYSFGICLWETYCCDMPYPDLSFAEVSSAVVRQHLRPEIPRCCPSSLASVMRKCWDANSEKRPEMDEVVRLLEAIDTSKGGGMLPEDQSTGCLCFTPARGP; from the exons atggaatcaaGCAATTTAAAGGAAGCAGAAGGGGCAATGAAGGGACAGAAAAGCAATACCCATCAAGAAGCAGAAACTGCCTCAACtgctaaagaaaagaaattgggCTCAAAAGTGGGCAGTGCGAGCAATAAAGAACTGTACTTTAGAGCAGATAAAATAGATTTCAAGAGCTGGGATATTCAGCTAGAGAATCATTTAAGCCGTGCTTGGTCAAGGGATAGGGAAGTGCAACCAACAAGAAAGGAAGAGTGGGAGATTGATTTGGGAAAATTGGATATAAGGCATGTTATTTCTTATGGGACTTATGGGACTGTGTATAGAGGCAATTATGACGGCCAAGATGTTGCTG TGAAGGTATTGGACTGGGGAGAGGATGGCATTGCCACTGCTGCTGAAACGGCTGCTCTCCGGGCATCATTCAAGCAAGAGGTTGCTGTTTGGCATAAGCTTGACCATCCTAACGTTACGAAG TTTGTTGGAGCTTCAATGGGAACTTCCAATCTTAAGATCCCTTCCAAAAGTTCTTCAAGTGAAAGCGTCAATTCTCCTCCTGCTAGGGCGTGTTGTGTTGTTGTTGAGTACCTTCCAGGTGGGACGCTaaagaaatttttaatcagAAATAGGAGAAAGAAACTTGCCTTTAAGATTGTGATTCAACTTGCTTTGGACTTATCTAGGGG TTTGAGCTACCTGCACTCCAAAAAGATTGTACATCGTGATGTTAAGACAGAAAATATGCTGTTAGATGCTACTAGAACTTTGAAAATTGCTGATTTTGGTGTTGCTCGAGTTGAGGCTCAGAACCCAAGGGACATGACTGGGGAAACTGGCACTCTTGGATACATGGCCCCTGAG GTCCTGGATGGTAAGCCTTACAACAGGAAATGCGATGTATACAGCTTTGGTATATGCTTGTGGGAAACCTATTGCTGTGACATGCCTTATCCAGATCTTAGTTTTGCAGAAGTTTCATCTGCAGTTGTTCGACAG CATTTGAGGCCAGAAATTCCTAGATGTTGCCCAAGTTCATTGGCAAGTGTCATGCGGAAATGTTGGGATGCAAATTCAGAGAAGCGGCCTGAGATGGATGAGGTAGTTAGGCTGCTCGAAGCAATAGATACAAGCAAAGGGGGTGGCATGTTACCCGAAGATCAATCAACTGGCTGCTTGTGTTTCACCCCAGCTCGTGGTCCGTAA
- the LOC133694472 gene encoding homocysteine S-methyltransferase 2-like: MGHPAAETSSFMTDFLRQSGGVAIIDGGLATELERHGADLNDPLWSAKCLLTSPHLVREVHLDYLEAGADIIITASYQATIQGFEAKGFSGEESESLLRKSVEIACEARDIYYDRCQKGSPDSNNGRVLKQRPILVAASIGSYGAYLADGSEYSGNYGDAITLETLKDFHRRRVQILAESGADLIAFETVPNKVEAQAYVELLKEEDIKIPAWFSFNSKDGVNVVSGDSLLDCASIAESCQNVVAVGINCTPPRFIHGLILSIKKVTTKPILIYPNSGESYDGKRKEWVQNTGISDQDFVSYVNKWCEIGAALVGGCCRTTPNTIRAIYRTLSSRSPAPSS; the protein is encoded by the exons ATGGGACATCCAGCCGCCGAGACCTCGTCCTTTATGACTGATTTCCTCCGCCAATCAGGCGGCGTCGCCATTATCGACGGTGGTCTCGCGACGGAGCTCGAACGACACGGCGCTGACCTCAATGATCCTCTCTGGAGTGCCAAGTGTCTTCTTACTTCTCCTCATCTCGTTCGTGAG GTACACCTTGACTATCTTGAAGCTGGTGCAGATATTATCATCACAGCATCTTATCAG GCCACCATCCAGGGATTTGAGGCAAAAGGTTTCTCTGGTGAAGAAAGTGAATCCTTGCTCAGGAAAAGCGTGGAAATTGCATGTGAGGCAAGGGATATTTATTATGATAGATGCCAAAAAGGTTCTCCTGATAGCAATAATGGTAGGGTTCTGAAACAACGACCTATTTTAGTTGCAGCTTCCATTGGAAGTTATGGAGCTTATTTAGCTGATGGATCCGAGTACAG TGGGAACTATGGCGATGCAATTACCCTTGAAACCTTGAAAGATTTTCATCGCAGAAGGGTACAGATTCTTGCAGAATCAGGTGCTGACCTCATAGCATTTGAAACAGTTCCAAATAAAGTAGAAGCTCAG GCTTATGTTGAGCTCTTGAAGGAAGAAGACATAAAGATTCCTGCATGGTTCTCTTTTAACTCTAAGGATGGCGTTAACGTGGTTAGCGGTGACTCTTTGCTTGACTGTGCTTCAATTGCTGAATCATGCCAGAATGTAGTTGCAGTGGGGATCAACTGCACACCTCCTAGATTTATTCATGGACTGATTTTGTCTATTAAGAAG GTGACTACAAAACCAATACTTATTTATCCAAACAGTGGAGAGAGTTACGATGGCAAGCGAAAGGAATGGGTG CAAAACACAGGCATATCAGATCAAGATTTTGTATCATATGTAAACAAATGGTGTGAGATTGGGGCTGCTCTTGTTGGAGGCTGTTGCAGAACAACTCCCAATACTATCAGAGCCATATACAGGACTCTTTCCAGTAGATCTCCTGCTCCCTCCTCATAG
- the LOC133694474 gene encoding uncharacterized protein LOC133694474 translates to MKRLTPWSDEEEDSSSSSGSDSEGAAADKKSSRQKKSKGKSGKLKSGGAVDFEALRQHGYKGGLSVLSVPAPKDDTKPDWTWSSGKERRETTDVGESYQERQKTRYALRDGEALMNVQTSKEKKNMSFQQKEKRKRELGQASRGKNYVEEEKRLLRESGVYSGFDT, encoded by the exons ATGAAGAGGCTAACGCCGTGGAGTGATGAGGAGGAGGATTCCTCGTCGTCTTCGGGTTCAGATTCAGAGGGTGCAGCAGCTGACAAGAAATCATCGAGACAAAAGAAATCTAAAG GCAAGTCTGGAAAGCTCAAGAGTGGTGGTGCTGTGGACTTTGAAGCGTTGAGACAACATGGGTATAAAGGAGGGTTGTCAGTCCTGAGTGTGCCAGCACCAAAAGATGACACGAAACCAGACTGGACTTGGTCTTCTGGCAAAGAGCGTCGTGAAACCACGGATGTTGGAGAATCCTACCAAGAACGACAGAAAACAAGATATGCATTGAGGGATGGAGAGGCTTTGATGAATGTGCAAACttcaaaagagaagaaaaatatgtCATTCCAGCAGAAAGAGAAGAGGAAACGAGAGCTTGGTCAGGCAAGTAGGGGGAAGAATTATgttgaagaagagaagaggttGTTAAGGGAAAGCGGTGTCTACTCTGGTTTTGATACGTGA
- the LOC133694475 gene encoding CST complex subunit STN1: MDQRLQNTHVKLLAFDLLSLAQTPSFSTYDPITFTRKNTIISRTEILGVITSRELKPNKFLKFTIDDGTGCVTCVLWLNQLTSPYFSRRNPANVKLIADMAAHFASEIKIGVMARVRGRIAGYRGAVQVTVSDVVVERDPNVEAFHWLDCIRLARNCYNVVAGGAV; this comes from the coding sequence ATGGATCAGAGACTGCAAAACACACACGTAAAGCTCTTAGCCTTCGATCTCCTTTCTCTAGCCCAAACTCCCTCGTTCTCCACCTACGACCCGATCACCTTCACTCGCAAAAACACTATCATCTCCCGCACCGAAATCCTAGGCGTCATCACCTCCCGCGAGCTAAAACCAAACAAATTTCTCAAATTCACAATTGACGACGGCACTGGCTGCGTCACCTGCGTTCTCTGGCTCAACCAGCTCACCTCTCCTTACTTTTCACGCCGTAATCCTGctaatgttaaattaattgcTGACATGGCTGCTCATTTTGCATCGGAGATTAAAATCGGAGTCATGGCTAGAGTTCGTGGCAGGATTGCAGGATACAGAGGTGCGGTGCAGGTTACGGTGTCTGATGTTGTGGTCGAGAGGGATCCCAACGTGGAGGCTTTTCATTGGTTGGATTGTATTAGGTTGGCCCGTAATTGTTATAATGTGGTTGCTGGTGGCGCCGTTTAA
- the LOC133694473 gene encoding uncharacterized protein LOC133694473 yields MEIDAEEVKDSSLILIKQGAEARVFESNFVGRRSIVKERFSKKYRHPTLDSKLTLKRLNAEARCMTKARRLGVSTPVLYAVDPLLHSLTFEYVEGPSVKDVFLEFGLHGIVEERLDDIAMQIGDSIGKLHDGGLIHGDLTTSNMLLRMGTNQLVLIDFGLSFTSTLPEDKAVDLYVLERALLSMHSSCGNVMDRILAGYRKSSKQWSSTLNKLAQVRQRGRKRTMIG; encoded by the exons ATGGAGATAGATGCTGAAGAGGTCAAAGATAGCTCGCTCATTTTGATCAAGCAAGGAGCTGAAGCG AGGGTTTTTGAGTCAAATTTTGTTGGAAGGAGGTCTATTGTAAAGGAACGTTTCTCGAAGAAGTACAGGCATCCGACTCTGGATTCTAAACTTACTCTCAAGCGTTTAAATGCG GAAGCTAGATGTATGACAAAGGCAAGACGACTAGGGGTGTCTACTCCTGTGTTGTATGCTGTGGATCCACTTCTGCATTCTCTAACATTTGAGTATGTGGAGGGTCCTTCTGTGAAAGATGTCTTCCTTGAATTCGGGTTACATGGTATTGTGGAAGAACGGTTGGATGACATCGCAATGCAGATTGGCGATTCAATTGGAAAACTACATGACGGTGGTCTTATTCATGGTGACTTGACCACATCAAATATGCTACTTCGGATGGGTACCAATCAATTG GTCCTTATTGATTTCGGCCTTAGCTTCACATCAACCCTCCCTGAGGACAAAGCTGTTGATTTATATGTACTGGAACGAGCCTTACTTTCAATGCATTCTTCATGTGGAAATGTG ATGGACCGCATTCTCGCCGGGTACAGAAAGTCCTCAAAGCAGTGGTCATCTACGTTGAACAAGCTAGCTCAAG TTCGACAAAGGGGTCGAAAGCGCACCATGATTGGATAA